A region from the Lolium perenne isolate Kyuss_39 chromosome 4, Kyuss_2.0, whole genome shotgun sequence genome encodes:
- the LOC127323283 gene encoding uncharacterized protein, producing MPPRTRLTRHSTPESKMAAEDLEWERSKISNQDINTLKRLGLMTKEDAIRFPSEESYPKPPMEYRVSFVDHLIRGLSTPIHDFLRGLLFVYGIQLHQLTPNSILHISIFITLCECFLGITPNWALWKRIFCLRRNGSHNVTYNIGGVVICVRTDVDYFDVKFPDSVQGWRKKWLYIHEESANSVEHNIVPFDGSARIQRRRSWDAEASEEEKKATEALMARIRHLQNTRGKELSGVQITAYFLRIRVQPLQARKNPLWTYSGENDANRISSDLSVKDLEKLVRRISRLGKKDPIPSSCRVEPYSASNPLPENHPTMASLPPLPEDGEVEERAVVDDVNQETPSFVNEPADSRKSAGSTEKDAASEDTTSAQSPPPAVSPKSKRKRSNAEDSGTSKPEETAPAPRKAAYDPYIESIISS from the exons atgccaccgcgcacgcgtctgactcgccacagcacgccggaatccaagatggccgccgaggatcttgagtgggagagatccaaaatctccaatcaagacatcaacacgctgaagaggctcggcctcatgacgaaggaggacgccatccgctttcctagcgaagaaagctaccccaagcctccaatggagtatcgggttagttttgttgatcacctgatccgcggcctttcaaccccaatccacgatttcctccgcggccttctttttgtttatgggattcaactgcaccagttgactcccaattccatccttcacatttctatttttatcacactttgcgaatgcttcctcggaatcactcccaattgggctctgtggaagcgcattttctgtctccgccgtaatggctcccacaacgtcacttataacataggtggcgttgttatctgtgttcggactgatgtcgattatttcgacgtcaagtttcctgattctgtccaaggatggcgcaaaaagtggctctacatccacgaagaaagcgccaattctgtggagcacaacatagttcctttcgacggaagtgccaggattcagcgtcgccgttcctgggatgccgaagcttctgaagaagagaaaaaagcgacagaggcgctcatggctcgtatccgtcatcttcaaaacactcgaggcaaagagctatctggtgttcaaattactgcctacttccttaggattagagtgcagcctcttcaggctcgcaaaaatcccctttggacgtattctggtgaaaatgacgccaacagaatctccagtgatctttctgtaaaggacttggaaaaattggttcgaagaatttctcgattaggcaagaaggatcctattccctcctcctgtcgagtggaaccatacagtgcttccaatcctcttcccgag aatcatcctactatggcttcccttcctcctcttcctgaggatggagaggtcgaagaaagagccgttgtcgatgatgtcaaccaggagaccccctcttttgtgaatgaacccgcagattctcgaaaatctgcgggatctactgagaaggatgctgcctctgaagatacaacatcagcacaatctcctcctcctgctgtttctccgaagagcaaaaggaaaaggagcaatgccgaagattccgggacctcgaaacccgaagaaactgctcctgcacctcgaaaagcagcttatgatccatacatcgagagtatcatcagctcgtag